In Phycisphaerae bacterium RAS1, the genomic window GCATCACCGGCGGTGACCAGCGATAGCCGATCGCCGCTCGGCTCGAAAAGATAGAGCTTTCCAAAGTTGTAATCGCCGACGAACGCCCGGCCGCGCAGATACCACGGATATCGCACGCTGTCGAGAAACAGCAGCGCCGTGATGCCGATCGGCTGAAGGAAGCTGAACTCCGGATCGGAATAGTGCGACCCGTCCAGCGCCATCAGGTCGGTCCAGTCATACGATGCAAAATCATTCTGCGTGAACTGCGCATTCCGCGCGTCCGGCCCCATGATCTTCAGCCAGCCGCTGTTGTACCCGGCCGTCACGCGGCTGATCTCGTCGTACACCTCCGGCCCGTTTTCGGTAATCCAGAGCTGCCCGCTGCGCCGGTCGAAGTCCAGCCCGTAGCTCTGGCGCACGCCGTAGGCGAACCAGCGGCGGAGCGACTTGTCGTCGGAGCCGGAAAACGGATTGTCCTCGGGATAGGTGCCGTCGGCGTTGATGCGGAAGATGCCGCCGGCGCGGGCCGACGCGGACATGGCCGTGTTCTGTTCGATGCGCGGGTTGTCGAACGTGCCGCGCATCAGATCGCCAGTCGTGCCGTAGAGTTTTCCGTCGGAACCGAAGGCGATCTTGCCTCCTTCGCAGCCGGTGTTGGTCTGGCCCGGATCGGCGGGGAAACGGATGATCGGCGGCTCAGCCAGTCCGATCAGCGACTGGCCGTCCCAGGTGAAGCGCTGCACGCGGTTTTCAATCCACTCGCCGCCGTCCGCCGCGGCGAGCGAGTAATAGACGTAGACCAGATGATTGGTCGCAAAAGCGGGGTCGGTGGTCATGCCGAGCAGGCCGTGCGTGTCGGCCGAGGCGACCGGCAGATCGAGCACCGTGCCGACGATCGAGCCGTTGACGACGCGCTTCACGCGGCCGGTGTTCTTTTCGCCGACGAGCAGCTCGTTCGCGCCGATGAAGGCGATCGACGTCGGCAGATCCAGTCCGCTGGCGACCGTCTGAACCGTGAGGCGCGAATCGGACACCGTCTGTGCCTTCGCGGCTGCGGCGAGTCCGCCGCCAGAGATGAACATCCCCGCCACCGCCATGAGACCGATGGGTGTCGCAATGCGCATGACGAATCTCCCGCGGGCGCGTCGGCGGCGCTCGCACTTGGCCCAAATGACCGCCGACGGCCAGTCTAGCTTGGGTCCCGCGCGGGGTCTACGCAAAGTGAGTTGTAAGGAGCTGTAAAGACTCGCAGCGCCGTCCTCGGTGCGCGGGCAGCGCGGTAGCGGCCGGCCCCCGTGCCGGCCTTACTCGGCAAGAAACGCCTCCCGCCCCCAACGGCCGGCACAGGGGCCGGCCGCTACCGCCGAGCATGCCTAGCGACGTCGCATCGCTACAGCCCCCAGCATCAGCAGCGCCATCCCCGCCGGCTCAGGAATCATCGTCGCCTCGGCGATCGGGCTGTCGCCTCCGGCGCCGCCCGTGTACACCGTGCCTTCGTCGCCGAAACCCAGACGAACGAACGTATTGGCCGATGCGATGCCGCCGGTTGCGGATTGAGCCGACGCCAGGTCGTGGCGAATGAACAGCTCCCCGAACGTCGTGCCGGTCAGCTCAATGTGCCCCACCAGCGTCGACCGGGCTGCGCTTCCGCTGGCATTCCAGAAGTGCGGATCGCCGCCGAGGGGCAAGGCCGTGTTGCGCACGCCCATCCCGCCGACGGTGAACATCGTCACGCCCGTGACGCTTTGCACTGCTCCGCCGCCGTCCGGGTCGTTGTCGCCTTCGCTGGCATAGGCCCAGCGAAAATAGGGCTCCGGCGGATCTTCGGGGTCCGGCGGCCCGAACCGGTAGTTGTAGATCTCCACGTTGGTGATCGACAGATTCCCCCCGCGGGCCTCAAACGCGTAGTCCTGGAAGCCGTTCCAGATTCGGCCGCCAGTTGGGGTGTTCACCCAAACGTAGAGGCGATGCGCCCCGACAGGAATTACCGGGTTGGTTCCGTAGTCAGCCGGAGCGACCGCCGGACTTTGGGGATCCGCCGGGTCCGAGAGACCGTAGCTTGACAGAAACCAGCGCGCGGCAGCGGTCTGCGCGGACGCAGCGCTGACCACGAACGACGCCATGGCGGCGGCAAGAACGATGCGCTTCATGTCACTCCCTCCACGCGTCAAACGCCCGCGGCCGTGTGACCGGGCGCGTCTCACGCCATGTTCCACTTATGACTTTAGCACGAAGAGCGCTCGCAGCAAGCGCTACTCCGCGTGCGCCGGCGGCCGATGACCGTTAGCCGCCGCAGACCGCGCCGCCGGAAGCGCGATCGCGGCCGGTCCCCGTGCCGGCCGTAGGTGACAAGAATCGCCCCCCAAGCCCAACGGCTGGTACTACAGCTTGGGATCGATGTTCACCGACCGGCCGACGCGCCGCTTGCGGCTGAGCATCTTGCGGCCGTTCTTGGTTCTCATCCGGGTGCGGAACCCGTACTTGCGCTTGCGCTTGATCTTGCTGAGTCGATGGGGGTAATGCACGTCTTCACCTCGGATGCTTCGCCCGGATTCAGCCGCCGCTGTTTTCAGTCCAGCGCTGGGAACGCAGCATTATGCCGATCCGAGGCGACCGCGCCAAGAGCGCATCGGCCGGCAGTACTGGTCAAGTTTGCGGGGAGCATCGGCGTCCCGCCGGTGCAATTCTGCACTCGCACCGGCGGGACGCCGATGCTCCCCGCGCCGGGAGTCAAACTTGACCAGCACCCGGCCGCGTCACAGCCTGATCCCCACGAGCTCCCAGAGCTTCAGTTCCCACGCCGCCCACGCGCTCGACCCGGTCGCGACGATGAACACCGCCAGCTTGATCCACAGCAGCCGTCGCTCGAAGCGAGCGGCCAGCGCCGGGTCGCGCGCCAGCGCCTGCACGAAACGAGAACGCGACGCGATCGACGAATGCCGCCAGCTCGGCGCCTCCGGCGGAATGCCGTTCAGCACCGCGACAGTGTTCAGCGTGTCGCCAAAGATGTGCGCCGCCGTGCTGCACAGACGCTCGGATTTCAGCGCGGCGCTGACCGGCGTGTCCGACTGGTGCAGGGCGCAGGGCTGCGAGCAGGGGACGCCCGCCAGCGCCAGCGTGCGAACGCCGTAAATATCCGCCTGCCGCTCGAATCGTCGTGAAATCCAGCCGAACAGCACGCCCCACTTGAAGGCCAGCAAAAGGCCCAGCCCGGCGGCGGCGAGCTGGTAGGTGAGCGGGTCCACCCGGTGCGTGCGAACCGAAAAGACGGTGGTGGCGCAGCCGCTGATCAGGGCGAAGAGCAGAAAAACCAGAATATGGTGCCGCTTGATGTGGCCGGCCTCGTGCCCGAAGACCGCCTCGATCTTCGTGTCGTCGAGCTGCTCCAGCATGGCGTCGGTCAGCAGCACATATCGCAGCGGCGGCACGACGCCCATGACGGCCGCGTTCACCACCATTCCGCCCGAACGCCAGATCAGAATCTCGCGGCACTTCAGGCGCAGTTTTGCGCACAGCAGCAGCAGCTTGTCGCGCAGCGGTCCGTCGGGCAGGCGGCTGGTCACCCAGACGTAGCGCAGGATCACCGGCGCGCACAGCGCCACAACGACCGCGGCCGCCCCCAGCAGCAGGTCGGACAGGTAGCCTTGCCGCGAGAATTTCCGCAGGTAGCTCTCGTTGGCCGCAATGATGTCGCGCGCCAGCAGAATCAGAATCATCGGCGCCAGCACGAACAGCACCTGGTGCCGCAGGTTGTAGACGACGTATTGTCCGAGTGACCAGACCGGCCGCACCGGCTTGGACCGCAGCAGGTAGACCTCCACCGCGATCTGCCGCACCACGCGGTCGGCCGGATAGGCCGCCACCCAAAGCAGCAGCACGCTCAAAAGGAAAGGCGTCAGCGCCAGCAGGCTGCCGATCACGGGCCATTCGCCGACGACGGGCGTGCGCAGGCAGATGCGGATCCAGTCGGTCAGCAGCAGCAGCGACCCGTGGCCCGCCAGCAGCAGCGCATGAGCCGCCATCATCCCGCGGGCGAACGCGAACTGCCCTTCGCCGGGGTCGTCCACGCGCTTCTCAATCAGCCGCAGCGTTCGTCGCGCCGCCAGCAACCCCGCCAGCGGCGGCAGCAGCGACACCAGCGCAACCGCCGCCATGACGGCCGACGGATCGGTCAGCAGCCGATAGACCGGACGTGGAAACGCCAGCACAATGGACAGAATGCCGATGACGACCAGGTACATCTGCGAGCGATGATACGCGAGCCGCCCGTCTTTGTCGGCAGCCGGATCGAACGCCGTGGCGCGGCCGCGTGGGCACACGATGAAAGCGAAAATCTGCGGCATCACGAACCTTGACGACGCGCTGCTGGCCGCGGACGCTGGCGCCGCCTTCGTCGGCATGGTTCTGGCGGCCAGTCCGCGGCGGGCGGCGCCGGCCGTCTGCGAGCAGATCGCCGCCCGGCTCCCCGCGGCGGTTCAGCCGGTGCTCGTCTTCCGCGACGCTCCCGCAGAGCAGATCATCGCGCTGGCGGGCCGGATGCCGCGGGCGGCGATACAACTGCACGGCGCTGAAAACGCGGAGTTTGTGGCCACGCTGCGCGCGGCGCTCGGATCGGTTCGGGTCATCAAGGCGGTGGAAATCGGCGAGGATGTGGCCCTCGACGAGGTTTGCGCGCGGATGCGCGAACTGATGCAAACAGGTGTCACGACCTTCCTGCTCGATTCTCCCAAGGGCGCCGCCGGCGACCCGGCCGCGATGGACGCCATCGCGCGGCGACTGGCCCGGCCGGCGGGTCCGCCCTGGTTCTGGCGCGCCGGCGGCCTCACGCCTGATTCGGTTGAGGATGTAACGGCCGGCCTGTACTCGGCCGTGGACGTGGCCCGCGGCGTCGAGGCGGAAGCCGGCCGCAAGGACGCCGCCAAGGTGCGGCTCTTCATCGAGCGAGCTGCACGACTCGAAGGTCAGCAGCGCCCACCCGACGATGGCGGCAATTCCTGAACCGTCGTGCGCGAACTCGGGACGGGCATCCGAACGCGAAGCGCAAGCGAGCGCACATCGCCGCGGGCGCTCACTTGCGCTTCGCGTTCTGATCCGAGCCGCGCGCGTAAGCAAGCGGTTCTTCAAGTCTCCGCTCCCTCACGGTCGCGGCTCGGAAAGCGCCGCCTATCCTGGCTATTTCTAGCTCGTCGGTCGCTTCGGCCGGAGCGTCTCGCGCACCCATTCGGCCGGCTGGCTTCGCCCGAAGAGCTGGTCATCCAGCAGCGCAATCAGCCCGCGCAGTTCGAGCAGCGGCACGAGCTGACCGTCCGCCATCCGCGGCGCCGGAAGCGCCCGATGATCGCAGTAGCTGAAGCCGGGGATGCTCGTCGCCAGACGCAGACAGTACGTCACCAGCGCCTGCCACAGCAGCCCGGGCAGGGCGTTCAGGTGCGCCGCCGAGCGGCTCTCGCGGCGATAGAGCAGATTGCGGCGCGACCAGATGTCGCCGGAAGAGTCATTCGTGCACACGCCGGTGATCCAGGCGCGCGCCTTGGCCTCGCGCTGCTCGGCCGGGACGCTGAGACAAGCGCTGGTCAGCTCCGTTCGGCCGGCGGCCAGCGCGCCGCGAAACGCCGGCCCCAGGCGCTCGTCCGTGCCGACGAGCGTCTCAATCAGCAGCGCGCCAAACGCCAGCAAGTCGGTGGCTTCGTGGAACAGCGGATACCAGCGCATGGCGCAGCCGCGGAAGGGCTGGCCCGCTTTGACCGCAGCGACGTCTCCCTGCACCAGCCCGCGCACCGCGGCGCCGGCGCCGTCGTCCGGATTATGAACGCCGGTGGGCCCCAGCGTCGCCTCCCAGCCCGGGCCGCTGATCTGGATCACGTCGCCCGGCTGGAACAGGCTGAAGGCGATTCCCGTATCTTCGAGCAACCCGCCGGCGCGCACCGCGAGCGCCTCGGTCTTCGCCTCCTTCGCGAAAAACGTCGCCGGCCGCTGCTGGCCAAAGCTTCGCTTGGCCTCCACGATTTCGGCCGGGAACAGGTCGTCTTTCGAGTACGCCGGCGGATAAGGCAGCGCCGCCCCGCCCTCGCCGAGAATCGTCGTCGCCGGCTGCAACCCGATGCGCCGCAGCACCGGCTCGAAACCCCACGCGGCCGCCGGCGTGTGGGGCGGCGGCCGCCACGTCACGCGGACGGCGTCGTCATCCCAGCAAAGGTGCGACCGCTTGGCGGCGAGCCAGGCGGCGTCAAGCTGCGCCAGCACTTCCGCCATCAGGTTCAGCCGTAGCCGCGCGATCTCCAGCAGCTCGCGCCCATCGGTCTCGCCCGTCAGCAGCCGGGCCGGCCCCCATGCGTCGATCACCGCGGCGTTTTCCAGCCGCGCGCTTTTCAGCGGCGAATCCTGATGCGACGCCAACAGCGCCTTCTGCATTGCGGCCCCGCCGACGAACGCCGCCGCCTCCGACAGGCGCCACTCGGCCAGCGGCGCGACCCGCAGCGGCGCCTCAGCCGCGTGGACCACGGTCAGCCGATCCTGCACGTACGCGTAACCGCCCGCCGGGTAGCAGCGCGGCCGCTCGGAACAGCGAACGCAGGCATGCGCGGCGGCCAGGGCGTCGGCGGCCTGTGGATCCGCCTCGGCCAGCCGCGCCGCGCCCAGCGCGACGCCGCCCTGGTCGAGAATCAGCCGCTCGAATCCCTCCGTCGGACCGCAGG contains:
- the gdhB_2 gene encoding Quinoprotein glucose dehydrogenase B precursor, giving the protein MRIATPIGLMAVAGMFISGGGLAAAAKAQTVSDSRLTVQTVASGLDLPTSIAFIGANELLVGEKNTGRVKRVVNGSIVGTVLDLPVASADTHGLLGMTTDPAFATNHLVYVYYSLAAADGGEWIENRVQRFTWDGQSLIGLAEPPIIRFPADPGQTNTGCEGGKIAFGSDGKLYGTTGDLMRGTFDNPRIEQNTAMSASARAGGIFRINADGTYPEDNPFSGSDDKSLRRWFAYGVRQSYGLDFDRRSGQLWITENGPEVYDEISRVTAGYNSGWLKIMGPDARNAQFTQNDFASYDWTDLMALDGSHYSDPEFSFLQPIGITALLFLDSVRYPWYLRGRAFVGDYNFGKLYLFEPSGDRLSLVTAGDAGDKVADTDDERESLVWGNGWGVTTDLKLGPDGFIYHVSLTDGAVRRIRPSIVTGDLNADDVVDNRDIDPFILALIDPTAFVQQFPGIDANIIGDANGDGALNILDINGFVELVRGK
- a CDS encoding 50S ribosomal protein L34, with the translated sequence MHYPHRLSKIKRKRKYGFRTRMRTKNGRKMLSRKRRVGRSVNIDPKL
- the htpX gene encoding Protease HtpX, with the translated sequence MYLVVIGILSIVLAFPRPVYRLLTDPSAVMAAVALVSLLPPLAGLLAARRTLRLIEKRVDDPGEGQFAFARGMMAAHALLLAGHGSLLLLTDWIRICLRTPVVGEWPVIGSLLALTPFLLSVLLLWVAAYPADRVVRQIAVEVYLLRSKPVRPVWSLGQYVVYNLRHQVLFVLAPMILILLARDIIAANESYLRKFSRQGYLSDLLLGAAAVVVALCAPVILRYVWVTSRLPDGPLRDKLLLLCAKLRLKCREILIWRSGGMVVNAAVMGVVPPLRYVLLTDAMLEQLDDTKIEAVFGHEAGHIKRHHILVFLLFALISGCATTVFSVRTHRVDPLTYQLAAAGLGLLLAFKWGVLFGWISRRFERQADIYGVRTLALAGVPCSQPCALHQSDTPVSAALKSERLCSTAAHIFGDTLNTVAVLNGIPPEAPSWRHSSIASRSRFVQALARDPALAARFERRLLWIKLAVFIVATGSSAWAAWELKLWELVGIRL
- the trpF gene encoding N-(5'-phosphoribosyl)anthranilate isomerase; translated protein: MKAKICGITNLDDALLAADAGAAFVGMVLAASPRRAAPAVCEQIAARLPAAVQPVLVFRDAPAEQIIALAGRMPRAAIQLHGAENAEFVATLRAALGSVRVIKAVEIGEDVALDEVCARMRELMQTGVTTFLLDSPKGAAGDPAAMDAIARRLARPAGPPWFWRAGGLTPDSVEDVTAGLYSAVDVARGVEAEAGRKDAAKVRLFIERAARLEGQQRPPDDGGNS